In Halobacteriovorax marinus SJ, the following proteins share a genomic window:
- a CDS encoding ChaN family lipoprotein, translating into MKRYFLAIIMLISFSSIAKDLSSFYLESRTRILLAGERHINDQARDIFSESLEDFKRRGGDTLGLEMVESHKQFLLDNFLQKRENSEFKLYEYLRVRWQYNTENYMKLITRARSLDLKLLAIDLDKRKRPAETALYPVPPEISKVRAAREAHMAKVLCQAEFQRIVIIIGSFHALDKFLPTALRKECYAESESINLSKL; encoded by the coding sequence TTGGCCATTATTATGCTTATAAGCTTTAGCTCAATCGCTAAGGATTTAAGCTCTTTCTATTTAGAGAGTCGTACTCGAATCCTATTAGCGGGGGAGAGGCACATAAATGATCAAGCACGAGATATCTTTTCAGAGTCCCTAGAGGACTTTAAGCGCAGAGGTGGAGATACCCTAGGGCTTGAAATGGTCGAAAGCCATAAGCAATTTCTTCTTGATAACTTTTTGCAAAAACGCGAGAACTCAGAGTTTAAACTCTATGAATATCTTAGAGTGCGATGGCAATATAATACCGAAAATTATATGAAATTAATTACCAGAGCGAGATCTCTTGATCTTAAACTCTTAGCAATAGACTTGGATAAGAGAAAGAGACCTGCTGAGACAGCTCTATATCCAGTGCCACCTGAAATATCAAAAGTTCGTGCTGCAAGAGAGGCCCATATGGCCAAAGTTCTATGCCAAGCAGAGTTTCAAAGAATAGTTATTATTATTGGTTCATTTCACGCTCTAGATAAATTTCTTCCAACAGCTCTTAGAAAAGAGTGCTACGCTGAATCGGAGAGTATTAATCTCTCAAAGTTATAA